The genomic segment GCCGGGTGCGGTACAGGTCGTCGCCGGACACACTCGGCCCGTGCTCGGCGCGCGCCGCGTTCCGCACCGGCTCCGCGGCCTGTGCCGAGGGCCCCGGCGCCTGGGAGGCGGTCAGCGCGGCCATCGCCGCCGCGATCGCCGTGTATCTGGTCCCTCTGAATGCCCCTCTCGCCGTACCGACCGTCCTGAACAACATGCGCACCGCCACCTCGCGGCCCCTCCCTGTACGGATTCCGTCCTCTGCTCTACGCGGACGGTCGGTGCGTCCGTCGCCGGAGGAGGAGCACGCAGGGGAACAGTGTCGGCCGTCTCCCCGTAGTTCCGGCCGGCCTCGGCAGCAACTCCGTGGCCCCTCACGGGCAGCGGATTCAGTCCGCTGGGCCAAAGCCCAGCCCCTGATGAGACGTTTCCGCAGGTCAGCAGCCCAGCACACCTTCGGTGCGCGCCGGGCGGGGCTCGCAGATCAGCATGGCACCGAGGGGTATCCACGGGCCCAGAGCACGACCTGGGGCTCGACGACGAAGGAGGAGAGGGAAGCAAGTCGGAGGCCACCCAGGCGGCCGACCGCGAGCCGACCCGGGCCCTGAACCAGAAAAGAGCCGCGCACCGCCAGGGTCTCGCCGCCTCGAGGAGACCGACGCGCCCGCGCCCGATCTCGCACAGCCCGAGCGACAGCAAATACTTGGCCAGCCACATGTTTGCTGTTACGTTGGTTATGTGTCCAGCCACCTAAATGGGTGGTGGCGCGAGAGGAGTCGTCGTGAAAGCCATCCTGTTCGACCGTTTCGGAGGCACGGAAGTGCTGCGCGAGGCGGACATCGAGGTCCCACTGCCCGGCCCCGGGCAGGTCCGCGTCCGTGTCAAGGCGGCCGGGCTGAACGCGCTGGACGGCAAGATCCGCTCCGGGGCCATGGAGGCCGTGTTCCCCACGCCGCTCCCCTCCGTCCCCGGTCACGAGCTCGCCGGCGTGGTGGACGCCCTGGGTGAGGGCGTGCAGGACGTGCAGGTGGGCGATGAGGTACTGGGCTGGTCGGACACCGGCGCGTACGCCGAGTACGCGCTGGCCACCACCGTGGCTCCCAAGCCCACCGACCTCGACTGGCAGCACGCGGTCGCGCTGCCGGTGGCGGGCGAGACGGCCGAGCGGGTCCTGAACCTGCTGGGCGTCGCCGCCGGGGAGACCATACTGATGCACGGCGCGGCCGGAGCGGTCGGAACCCTGGCGGTCCAGCTCGCCACGGCCCGCGGAGCGCGGGTCATCGGCACCGCCGGCCCCGCCAACCAGGAATACCTCGCCTCGCTCGGCGCCACCGCGACCGTGTACGGCGAGGGCCTGGTCGAGCGGGTCCGGGCGCTCGCCCCCGACGGCGTGGACGCGGTGTTCGACCTGGCCGGGAAGGGAGCCCTCG from the Streptomyces sp. NBC_00310 genome contains:
- a CDS encoding NADP-dependent oxidoreductase; protein product: MKAILFDRFGGTEVLREADIEVPLPGPGQVRVRVKAAGLNALDGKIRSGAMEAVFPTPLPSVPGHELAGVVDALGEGVQDVQVGDEVLGWSDTGAYAEYALATTVAPKPTDLDWQHAVALPVAGETAERVLNLLGVAAGETILMHGAAGAVGTLAVQLATARGARVIGTAGPANQEYLASLGATATVYGEGLVERVRALAPDGVDAVFDLAGKGALEDSITLRGGTERIVTIADFRAHQLGITFASGGQERSAARLAALAQDAATGKVVTTVTAYPLAQAATAQQVSDAGHVRGKLVLTLD